One region of Pararhizobium qamdonense genomic DNA includes:
- a CDS encoding helicase-related protein, with the protein MAHDGPFTFDLFGNTALTSGFDLGLTGFAAEFGDDIDIDPPPSTPAPAAPARKEPKPAPQMRTKVDFRLQGSRGLGKSWRDRARDNIAAILLANEIERHGLPARPDQQARLIRFTGFGASDLANGIFRRPGDEAFRKGWEELGGNLESAVAPGDYASLARCTQYAHFTPEFIVRAIWAGLIRMGLKGGRILEPGIGTGMFPALMPEAVSAVSHVTGIELDPVTARIVRLLQPRARIITSDFARTDLPAHFDLAIGNPPFSDRTVRSDPAFRSLGFRLHDYFIAKAIDRLKPGGLAAFVTSSGTMDKADARAREHIAGMADLIGAIRLPESSFRADAGTDVVVDILFFRKRHADEPAGDDSWLDLADVKVEGEGDSVRINRWFADHSDMVLGRHAITSGPFGEAYTCLPFDNDLETILNSAVSQLPAGIYDGEASTIDFALEDEVAEAMAERLDDPKVREGSYFIGKATALMQVVDGVAVPVEVRKGRSTDGIFAKHALIIRKLIPIRDAVRLILKLQERDQPWQKAQVSLRIAWSSFVREFGPINFTSVSTSEDPETGEVREVHRRPNIAPFLDDPDCWLVASIEDYDLETNTARPGPIFTERVIAPPPAPVITSASDALAVVLNERGHVDPDHIAELLHRDVDDVIGELGEAIFRDPSNGSWQMSDAYLSGAVRSKLTVARAAAELDPVFARNVTALERVQPSDLRPSDITARLGAPWIPADDVVAFVKQRMEADISIHHLPELATWTVNARQLEWSAAGTTEWGTHRRHAGQLLSDALNSSVPQIFDTVRDGETERRVLNTVETEAAKEKLAKIKTSFQSWIWSDPDRTDRLARVYNDTFNNIAPRSFNCDHLQLPGASGAFSLYGHQKRGIWRVISAGSTYLAHAVGAGKTLTMAAAIMEQRRLGLINKATLVVPGHCLAQAAREFLALYPNARILVADETNFVREKRHRFLSRAATANWDAIIITHSAFRFIAVPSAFEAHMIQDELELYEELLTKVERDDRLSRKRIERMKEGHKERLEALATRKDDLLTISELGIDQIIVDEAQEFRKLSFATNMSTLRGVDPNGSQRAWDLFVKSRFIEMKNPGRALVLASGTPITNTLGEMFSVQRMMDPAALSERGLHEFDAWASTFGDTSTELELQPSGKYKPVTRFSQFVNVPELIAMFRSFADVVLPADLRTYVKVPNISGGKRQIVTAEPTAAFKAYQKQLDARIKAIEMRDGPAKPGDDILLSVITDGRHAAIDLRLVDQAIGNETANKLNALVTNTHRIWQETGEAEYRRKDGKAFDRPGAGQLIFSDLGTISVEATRGFSAYRWIRDELVRLGVPASETAFMQDYKKSDAKQRLFNDFNAGKVRVLIGSSETMGTGVNVQARLKALHHLDVPWLPSQIEQREGRIIRQGNQHDEVDVFAYATLGSLDATMWQNNERKARFIAAALSGDTSVRRLEDMGEGQANQFAMAKAIASGDERLIEKAGLEAEIARLDRLRAAHIDDQHAIRRQIRDAERDIEFSSRRIADVGNDIDRLVPTAGDAFMMQVVSAEFDERKLAGRALMKEILTLVQLQQEGEAIIAAIGGFDLAYHGERFGKDGYRYDTFLQRTGGDYEIDLPVTTTPIGAISRLEHALGGFEHESESHRNRLTDAKRRLASYTPRLGESFSLEAELELKLSQLDEIEKDLAATADEPEEDRQEAA; encoded by the coding sequence ATGGCGCATGACGGTCCTTTCACCTTCGACCTGTTCGGTAACACAGCTCTCACATCCGGTTTCGATCTCGGTTTGACGGGTTTCGCAGCAGAGTTCGGGGACGATATAGATATCGACCCGCCACCATCGACGCCGGCGCCAGCCGCTCCAGCCCGCAAAGAGCCGAAGCCCGCACCGCAGATGCGGACCAAGGTCGATTTCCGGCTGCAGGGTTCTCGCGGTCTCGGCAAATCCTGGCGCGATCGGGCGCGTGACAACATCGCCGCCATCCTGCTGGCGAACGAGATCGAGCGTCACGGACTGCCGGCCCGGCCTGACCAGCAGGCGAGGCTTATCCGCTTTACAGGTTTCGGCGCGTCGGACCTGGCCAATGGCATTTTCCGCCGTCCCGGCGACGAGGCATTTCGCAAAGGCTGGGAGGAGCTCGGCGGCAATCTCGAAAGCGCTGTTGCGCCCGGTGATTACGCGTCTCTGGCGCGCTGCACCCAATATGCCCACTTCACGCCGGAGTTTATCGTTCGTGCCATCTGGGCAGGCTTGATCCGCATGGGCTTAAAAGGGGGACGCATCCTGGAACCGGGCATCGGTACCGGCATGTTTCCGGCTCTGATGCCGGAGGCGGTCTCGGCGGTCAGCCATGTCACCGGTATCGAGCTTGATCCCGTCACCGCCCGTATCGTCCGGCTGCTACAACCGCGGGCCAGGATCATCACAAGTGATTTCGCCCGGACGGATCTGCCAGCCCATTTCGATCTGGCGATCGGCAATCCGCCGTTTTCCGACCGCACGGTGAGAAGCGACCCGGCTTTCCGCTCTCTCGGTTTTCGGCTGCATGACTATTTCATCGCCAAGGCGATTGATCGACTGAAGCCCGGCGGGCTTGCGGCTTTCGTCACCTCGTCCGGCACGATGGACAAGGCCGACGCCCGCGCCCGCGAACATATCGCCGGCATGGCCGATCTGATTGGCGCCATCCGCCTGCCCGAAAGCAGTTTCCGGGCAGACGCCGGCACGGATGTGGTCGTCGATATCCTCTTCTTCCGGAAGCGTCATGCTGACGAGCCGGCTGGAGACGATAGCTGGCTCGATCTCGCGGATGTAAAGGTGGAAGGTGAGGGCGACAGCGTCCGTATCAACAGGTGGTTCGCCGATCATTCCGACATGGTGCTGGGACGGCATGCGATCACGTCAGGTCCATTCGGCGAAGCCTATACATGCCTCCCTTTTGACAATGACCTCGAAACGATCTTGAACTCTGCAGTCAGTCAGCTGCCCGCCGGGATTTACGACGGTGAAGCTTCCACAATCGACTTCGCCCTTGAGGACGAAGTCGCGGAAGCCATGGCAGAGCGCCTGGATGATCCAAAGGTGCGTGAAGGCAGCTACTTCATTGGCAAGGCCACGGCCTTGATGCAGGTGGTGGACGGGGTCGCTGTTCCAGTGGAGGTCAGGAAAGGTCGGAGCACCGATGGCATCTTCGCCAAGCACGCTCTCATTATCCGCAAGCTCATCCCGATCCGCGATGCGGTCCGGCTCATTCTCAAGCTTCAGGAACGCGACCAGCCCTGGCAGAAGGCGCAGGTGTCGTTGCGCATTGCTTGGTCGAGTTTCGTGCGCGAATTCGGCCCGATCAACTTCACCTCCGTCTCGACATCGGAGGATCCGGAAACCGGTGAAGTCAGGGAGGTCCACCGCCGGCCGAATATCGCACCTTTCCTCGACGATCCCGATTGCTGGCTGGTGGCCTCGATCGAGGACTACGATCTGGAAACCAATACCGCCAGGCCGGGTCCAATCTTTACCGAACGGGTGATTGCGCCGCCACCGGCGCCCGTGATCACCTCGGCATCAGATGCGCTCGCGGTTGTTCTGAACGAACGCGGTCATGTCGATCCCGATCATATTGCCGAGCTGCTGCACCGCGACGTCGACGATGTTATCGGCGAACTGGGGGAGGCAATCTTCCGCGATCCGTCCAATGGCTCCTGGCAGATGTCCGATGCCTATCTGTCCGGTGCAGTTCGCTCGAAGCTCACAGTCGCCCGGGCTGCGGCTGAGCTCGATCCGGTCTTCGCGCGGAACGTGACGGCGCTTGAGCGTGTCCAGCCGTCCGATCTCCGGCCTTCGGATATCACCGCCCGCCTCGGCGCGCCGTGGATCCCGGCCGATGATGTCGTCGCCTTCGTCAAACAGAGGATGGAGGCCGATATCTCCATTCATCATCTGCCGGAACTGGCGACATGGACGGTCAATGCCCGTCAGCTCGAATGGTCTGCAGCAGGCACGACGGAATGGGGCACGCACCGCCGCCATGCCGGCCAGCTGCTGTCCGACGCTCTCAACTCCTCCGTGCCGCAGATCTTCGACACGGTCCGCGACGGCGAGACCGAACGTCGGGTGTTGAACACGGTGGAGACGGAAGCCGCCAAGGAAAAGCTCGCCAAGATCAAGACGAGCTTCCAATCCTGGATCTGGTCGGATCCGGATCGCACCGACCGGCTGGCGCGGGTCTATAACGACACGTTCAACAATATCGCGCCGCGATCTTTTAACTGTGATCACCTGCAACTCCCCGGCGCCTCAGGCGCCTTTTCTCTTTATGGGCATCAGAAACGCGGGATCTGGCGGGTTATTTCGGCAGGTAGCACCTATCTTGCCCACGCGGTCGGCGCCGGCAAGACGCTGACCATGGCGGCCGCGATCATGGAACAGCGGCGGCTGGGCCTGATCAATAAGGCGACGCTGGTCGTGCCCGGCCATTGCCTGGCGCAAGCGGCCCGCGAGTTTCTCGCCCTTTACCCCAATGCCCGGATCCTGGTCGCCGACGAAACGAACTTCGTCAGGGAGAAGCGCCATCGCTTTCTGTCGCGGGCAGCAACCGCCAACTGGGATGCCATCATCATCACCCATTCGGCGTTTCGGTTTATCGCGGTGCCCTCGGCCTTCGAGGCGCATATGATCCAGGATGAACTGGAGCTCTACGAGGAGCTGCTCACCAAGGTCGAACGCGACGACCGGCTATCGCGCAAGCGCATCGAGCGCATGAAGGAAGGTCACAAGGAACGGCTCGAAGCGCTGGCCACCCGCAAGGACGATCTGCTGACAATCTCCGAGCTCGGTATCGACCAGATCATCGTCGACGAGGCGCAGGAGTTCCGCAAGCTGTCCTTCGCCACCAACATGTCGACGTTGCGCGGTGTCGATCCGAACGGTTCGCAGCGCGCCTGGGACCTGTTCGTCAAATCCCGCTTCATCGAGATGAAAAATCCGGGTAGGGCGCTGGTGCTGGCGTCGGGCACCCCGATCACCAACACGCTGGGCGAGATGTTTTCCGTCCAACGGATGATGGATCCGGCAGCATTGTCGGAACGGGGTCTGCACGAGTTCGACGCATGGGCTTCGACCTTCGGCGATACCTCGACCGAACTCGAATTGCAGCCGTCGGGTAAATACAAGCCGGTCACGCGCTTCAGCCAGTTCGTCAACGTGCCGGAACTCATCGCCATGTTCCGGTCGTTTGCCGACGTCGTGCTGCCGGCCGATCTCAGGACGTATGTGAAGGTCCCCAATATTTCCGGTGGCAAGCGCCAGATCGTTACCGCCGAACCGACGGCCGCTTTCAAGGCCTATCAGAAACAGCTGGATGCGCGGATCAAGGCGATCGAGATGCGCGATGGCCCGGCCAAGCCCGGCGATGACATCCTGCTCTCGGTCATCACCGACGGACGTCACGCCGCCATCGATCTACGTCTGGTCGATCAGGCCATAGGCAACGAGACCGCCAACAAGCTGAACGCACTTGTCACGAACACCCACCGGATCTGGCAGGAAACGGGGGAGGCAGAGTATCGTCGCAAGGACGGCAAGGCGTTCGACCGGCCGGGCGCTGGTCAACTGATCTTTTCCGATCTCGGCACAATCTCGGTCGAGGCGACGCGCGGTTTTTCCGCCTATCGCTGGATCCGCGATGAGCTCGTCCGCCTTGGCGTGCCGGCTTCCGAAACCGCCTTCATGCAGGACTACAAGAAATCCGACGCCAAGCAGCGGCTGTTCAACGACTTCAATGCTGGCAAGGTCCGCGTACTGATCGGCTCCTCGGAAACCATGGGCACCGGCGTCAATGTTCAGGCCCGGCTGAAGGCGCTCCACCACCTCGATGTGCCGTGGCTGCCCTCGCAGATAGAACAGCGCGAGGGCCGGATCATCCGCCAGGGCAACCAGCATGATGAAGTCGATGTCTTCGCCTATGCGACACTCGGCAGCCTCGATGCTACCATGTGGCAGAACAACGAGCGCAAGGCCCGCTTCATCGCGGCGGCACTGTCCGGCGACACCAGCGTCCGCCGGCTGGAGGACATGGGCGAGGGGCAGGCCAACCAGTTCGCCATGGCCAAGGCCATCGCGTCCGGCGACGAACGCCTCATTGAGAAGGCCGGGCTCGAGGCCGAGATCGCCCGTCTCGATCGGCTGCGGGCCGCCCATATCGACGATCAGCACGCGATCCGCCGGCAGATCCGCGACGCCGAACGGGATATCGAGTTTTCCAGCCGCCGGATCGCGGATGTGGGCAACGACATCGACCGTTTGGTTCCGACCGCGGGCGATGCATTCATGATGCAGGTCGTAAGTGCCGAATTTGACGAGCGCAAGCTCGCCGGCCGCGCGCTGATGAAGGAGATTCTGACGCTGGTTCAGCTACAGCAGGAAGGCGAAGCCATTATCGCCGCCATCGGCGGCTTCGATCTTGCCTATCATGGCGAGCGGTTCGGCAAGGACGGTTATCGTTACGACACGTTTCTTCAACGCACCGGTGGCGACTACGAGATCGATCTTCCGGTGACCACGACGCCGATTGGTGCCATCTCCCGGCTCGAGCATGCTCTTGGCGGGTTTGAACATGAGAGTGAGAGCCATCGCAATCGGCTCACCGATGCCAAGCGACGGCTCGCCTCCTACACGCCGCGTCTGGGAGAGAGCTTCTCGTTGGAAGCCGAGCTCGAACTCAAGCTGAGCCAACTCGACGAGATCGAAAAGGATCTGGCGGCAACCGCCGACGAACCAGAGGAGGATCGCCAGGAAGCCGCGTGA
- a CDS encoding DUF1419 domain-containing protein, with protein sequence MFNPPTIHKVFEGVASRHEMYALFNRHSQSPFDDNRINGTRYVGEWFEISEADHDHMFEILPPLFYRGDMFAMREFLAASVTSVFFALPIDDRSRWFHGYCDLGDRQSPDRMRSEIITRESRPVRAMNRQEKLDHIWSATGPDFRGYADARFPADLRNRQIVLVYPSAQGKVWKLLDDLTDEEIAAKLPVQFRLLPETIAA encoded by the coding sequence ATGTTCAACCCTCCCACCATCCATAAAGTGTTCGAAGGCGTGGCCAGCCGCCACGAAATGTACGCCCTGTTCAATCGCCACAGCCAATCGCCGTTCGACGATAACAGAATAAATGGCACGCGCTATGTCGGCGAGTGGTTCGAGATATCCGAAGCCGATCACGATCATATGTTTGAGATCCTACCGCCGCTTTTCTATCGCGGTGACATGTTCGCCATGCGCGAGTTTCTGGCCGCCAGCGTCACCAGCGTATTCTTCGCGCTGCCGATCGATGATCGCTCCCGCTGGTTTCACGGCTATTGCGATCTGGGCGATCGTCAGTCACCCGATCGCATGCGTTCCGAGATCATCACCCGCGAATCCCGTCCGGTGCGCGCCATGAACCGACAGGAAAAGCTCGATCATATCTGGAGCGCGACCGGTCCGGATTTTCGTGGTTATGCCGACGCTCGCTTTCCAGCCGATCTGCGCAATCGCCAGATCGTGCTCGTCTATCCCTCCGCTCAGGGGAAGGTCTGGAAACTGCTCGACGATCTGACGGACGAGGAGATTGCCGCCAAACTGCCGGTGCAGTTCCGCCTTCTGCCGGAAACCATCGCTGCCTGA
- the ligD gene encoding non-homologous end-joining DNA ligase, which produces MTKPPRKKSQPLLRETDLPIRSRPRKRRDPAQPQLPFDPMPDRIEPCLALLKAKPPSRPDCIYEIKWDGYRVAVHIEPNSVRIITRGGHDWTDRFPAIAAAARKLGVGTAILDGEAVVLDAEGRSDFGALQRSLGGRGGRRASDDAILYAFDLLYFDGHDLTKMELSGRRHLLEDLIGESEGAIRVSQEVEADGATLLAAAREHGLEGIIAKHRDSTYRSGRLGDWLKIKCIQSESFVIVGYEPSSAARGGIGSLLLAAYQGAAFVYVGSVGTGFKEKDTIELRRMLDTLKTKRAPLAVDKKGVVFVQPTLIAEIEYRAWTDDGKLRHASYKGLREQQDNAAIYKLPE; this is translated from the coding sequence ATGACAAAGCCGCCGCGCAAAAAATCCCAGCCGCTTTTGCGGGAGACGGATCTCCCGATCCGCTCGCGACCACGCAAACGACGCGATCCGGCGCAGCCGCAGCTTCCCTTCGACCCGATGCCAGATCGCATCGAACCGTGCCTGGCGCTGCTGAAGGCAAAGCCGCCTTCACGACCGGACTGTATCTATGAGATCAAATGGGACGGCTATCGCGTGGCTGTTCATATCGAACCGAACTCGGTGCGGATCATCACACGTGGCGGTCATGACTGGACCGACAGGTTTCCGGCAATCGCCGCCGCTGCGCGCAAGCTTGGCGTCGGGACCGCCATTCTCGATGGGGAAGCTGTCGTGCTCGATGCCGAGGGCCGCTCGGATTTTGGGGCGCTGCAGCGCTCGCTCGGCGGGCGCGGGGGCAGACGAGCCTCCGACGATGCCATCCTCTACGCATTCGACCTGTTGTATTTCGATGGGCATGACCTGACGAAGATGGAGCTTTCCGGACGCCGTCACCTGCTGGAAGATCTGATCGGCGAAAGCGAGGGGGCAATCCGCGTCTCGCAGGAGGTCGAAGCGGATGGCGCGACACTTCTGGCGGCCGCGCGCGAGCACGGCCTGGAAGGCATCATCGCCAAGCACCGCGACAGCACCTACCGCTCGGGCCGGCTTGGCGACTGGCTGAAGATCAAATGCATCCAGAGCGAAAGCTTTGTGATTGTCGGATACGAGCCATCCTCTGCGGCACGCGGCGGGATTGGCAGCCTCTTGCTGGCGGCCTACCAGGGTGCCGCGTTCGTCTATGTCGGTTCGGTCGGAACTGGCTTTAAAGAGAAAGACACTATCGAACTGCGCCGCATGCTGGACACGCTGAAGACGAAGCGCGCGCCGCTTGCCGTCGATAAAAAGGGGGTCGTCTTCGTTCAACCGACATTGATTGCCGAGATCGAATATCGCGCCTGGACCGACGATGGCAAATTGCGGCATGCCTCGTACAAGGGTCTGCGAGAACAACAGGACAACGCAGCGATCTACAAACTCCCGGAATAG